A window from Desulfovibrio desulfuricans encodes these proteins:
- a CDS encoding LysR family transcriptional regulator: MEIRHLKTLMMVASARSISKASHLLHLSQPSVTRIVQEIETIVGSPLFSRTKDGMILTNDGKKFYKLATKITSSLHKTISDLKNSHKKCVINIGFCPSIMIFDLIEQLRYANFSMDYIRFHEFNTKRQLIALKNNQIDISITRGADTAHSEGLEQITLHKAELFAVIPAAHRLSGKKTLNLDEMKDDQFVTLSEKFFPFYNSTMTAICKNAGFIPRIGFSANGYVAALATIAAGSCVGIFPRGIVNSIIPGYVYIPIRARDNFIDITCYLRKGENRKEVIDIISIIRNQFCNFGLSDI, translated from the coding sequence ATGGAAATAAGACATCTTAAGACATTAATGATGGTTGCATCTGCAAGGAGCATTTCAAAAGCATCACACTTATTACACCTGTCTCAGCCATCTGTGACAAGAATAGTGCAAGAAATAGAGACTATTGTAGGATCCCCACTGTTTTCCAGAACAAAAGATGGCATGATTCTCACAAATGATGGAAAAAAATTCTACAAACTCGCCACAAAAATCACCTCGTCGCTTCATAAAACTATATCTGATCTAAAAAATTCACATAAAAAATGCGTTATAAACATTGGATTTTGTCCAAGTATTATGATTTTTGACCTCATTGAACAATTGCGCTACGCAAATTTTAGCATGGATTACATCAGATTTCATGAATTCAATACAAAAAGACAGCTTATAGCGCTAAAGAACAATCAGATTGATATTTCAATCACACGGGGTGCGGACACAGCCCACAGTGAAGGCCTTGAGCAAATAACGCTGCATAAGGCGGAGCTTTTCGCGGTCATTCCGGCTGCGCATCGGCTTTCTGGAAAAAAGACGCTCAATCTGGACGAGATGAAAGACGACCAGTTTGTAACACTGTCTGAAAAGTTCTTTCCATTTTACAACAGCACCATGACTGCCATATGCAAAAATGCCGGGTTCATTCCGCGCATCGGTTTTAGTGCCAATGGATACGTCGCCGCACTGGCAACCATTGCAGCAGGATCCTGTGTGGGGATTTTTCCACGCGGAATTGTCAATTCAATCATACCTGGCTATGTATATATCCCCATACGAGCCAGAGATAATTTCATTGATATAACCTGCTATTTGCGGAAGGGCGAAAACAGAAAAGAAGTCATCGACATTATATCAATAATTCGCAATCAATTCTGCAACTTTGGACTGTCAGATATATAA
- a CDS encoding HD domain-containing phosphohydrolase, with translation MLSGFSRALGLVCKKLTEHNLRVAYLAQVLAGHCGLDHQERKYLLIASMLHEIGTIPLKDGLANFVFEKEDYCVAGWVFCRTAKLPEDVCNMVLLRKTPWNELNPQEDNAIAANCIYFADAVDAEMLAHPEVEFHHLAAAMLEKADNFSSIWRDAFAKLAENKTIIAAYQSSRAMNAYLSNEFCKDILSTKNLLILCDLFSQIIDSKSPFTATHSHGVAHTAQEILKLTGLASSEDYLTIYIAGLLHDIGKLAVPVDILEKPGSLSDQERHEIKQHAEIGIQLLDSIPGFHCVCDWAGMHHERLDGKGYPYGLGAAKLTLPMRVMAVADVFTALTESRPYRGGMELTRVVACMSAMAENRQLDADIVALVVKNALQINQVRFRAQRDAAAKFLAMRKLCAWTRV, from the coding sequence TTGCTTTCTGGTTTTTCGCGGGCGCTTGGGCTTGTTTGCAAAAAGCTGACAGAACACAACCTGCGTGTGGCCTATCTGGCGCAGGTGTTAGCAGGGCATTGCGGCCTGGATCATCAGGAAAGAAAATACCTGCTTATTGCCAGCATGCTGCATGAGATAGGGACAATCCCGCTGAAGGATGGCCTGGCCAATTTTGTTTTTGAAAAAGAAGACTACTGCGTGGCTGGCTGGGTATTTTGCAGAACAGCCAAGCTTCCTGAAGATGTCTGCAACATGGTTCTGCTCAGAAAGACTCCGTGGAACGAACTGAACCCGCAGGAAGATAACGCCATAGCGGCAAACTGCATTTATTTTGCTGATGCGGTTGATGCTGAAATGCTCGCCCATCCAGAGGTGGAATTTCACCATCTGGCAGCGGCGATGCTTGAGAAAGCGGACAATTTCTCATCCATTTGGCGTGATGCCTTTGCAAAACTGGCAGAAAACAAAACCATTATTGCTGCATATCAATCATCCAGGGCGATGAATGCGTATTTGAGCAATGAATTTTGCAAAGACATTCTTTCAACCAAAAATCTCTTGATTTTGTGCGATCTGTTTTCTCAGATTATTGACTCAAAAAGTCCGTTCACTGCAACGCATTCACACGGCGTTGCCCACACTGCGCAGGAAATACTCAAGCTGACTGGTCTGGCATCAAGCGAAGATTACCTGACGATCTACATTGCAGGGCTCTTGCACGACATAGGCAAGTTGGCGGTTCCTGTGGATATTCTTGAGAAACCTGGGTCGCTTTCTGATCAAGAACGGCATGAAATAAAGCAGCATGCCGAGATTGGGATACAGCTTCTTGATTCAATCCCCGGTTTTCACTGCGTGTGCGATTGGGCCGGGATGCATCACGAAAGGCTTGATGGAAAAGGGTATCCGTATGGTCTGGGAGCAGCAAAGCTCACCTTGCCAATGCGCGTTATGGCTGTGGCTGATGTGTTTACCGCCTTGACAGAGAGCCGCCCGTACCGGGGCGGCATGGAACTGACCCGCGTGGTTGCCTGTATGTCGGCCATGGCGGAGAACAGGCAGCTTGATGCGGATATTGTGGCGCTGGTTGTAAAAAATGCGTTGCAGATCAATCAGGTGCGGTTTAGAGCGCAGCGCGATGCGGCTGCAAAATTTCTTGCCATGCGCAAATTGTGCGCATGGACTCGCGTCTAG
- a CDS encoding cob(I)yrinic acid a,c-diamide adenosyltransferase, with protein MILVYTGDGKGKTSACVGQTVRALGQNMVVAFGQFMKRDGQAGEQAMLAKLLGERFFAGGLGFLRTDAERPAHREAALRVLGWAHEQLEQADMLVLDEALYALSAGILEQQELEELMALARARDCHLVLSGRSAPEWLVDAADLVTSMTEIKHPWRTGVKAAPGIEF; from the coding sequence ATGATTCTTGTGTATACAGGTGACGGCAAAGGAAAAACCAGCGCCTGCGTGGGGCAGACCGTGCGTGCCCTGGGGCAGAATATGGTTGTGGCCTTTGGGCAGTTTATGAAGCGCGATGGGCAGGCGGGCGAGCAGGCCATGCTTGCCAAACTGCTGGGAGAGCGCTTTTTTGCCGGAGGGCTGGGTTTTTTGCGTACCGATGCAGAGCGCCCCGCGCACCGTGAGGCCGCTCTGAGGGTGCTCGGCTGGGCGCATGAGCAGCTTGAGCAGGCCGACATGCTGGTTCTGGATGAAGCCCTGTATGCCCTGAGCGCCGGGATTCTTGAACAGCAGGAGCTGGAAGAGCTCATGGCGCTGGCTCGCGCCAGGGATTGCCATCTGGTGCTGTCTGGCCGCAGTGCGCCTGAGTGGCTGGTGGATGCTGCAGACCTTGTGACCTCCATGACTGAAATCAAGCACCCCTGGCGTACAGGAGTCAAGGCTGCGCCGGGCATAGAGTTTTAG
- a CDS encoding GNAT family N-acetyltransferase: MHVDCEAEGVSMGFAVADAEDGSVFALFVRPEWENKGVGKQLLEKLEAFLPARHEMMWLETDGSSRAAGFYAHLGWTRAAELENGDARFEKRR; encoded by the coding sequence ATGCACGTGGATTGCGAGGCGGAAGGCGTGAGTATGGGCTTTGCCGTTGCGGATGCGGAAGACGGCAGCGTTTTTGCGCTTTTTGTGCGCCCGGAGTGGGAGAATAAAGGCGTGGGCAAGCAGTTGCTGGAGAAGCTGGAGGCCTTTTTGCCTGCCCGGCATGAAATGATGTGGCTCGAAACAGATGGAAGTAGCCGCGCCGCTGGATTTTATGCTCACCTGGGGTGGACACGCGCGGCAGAACTGGAAAACGGCGATGCCCGTTTTGAAAAAAGGCGTTAA
- a CDS encoding translation initiation factor 2 yields the protein MSVLTIYVAGSFKHKHGVRLLGRELRNMGCCMLDWTDKAVPPPGLTPAERRIWMDTDRDGGEVYAFCHSACLTADMVIYYGASGQDAGVEVGLAAGAGVPVLGIRGPLEGPGLMLHGAVSGWVDSAEEALDVVGALLAYADADWKDFEVEPNPVLRRMGEKLLERADKKI from the coding sequence ATGTCTGTATTGACCATCTATGTGGCCGGGTCTTTCAAACACAAGCACGGCGTGCGCCTTTTGGGGCGCGAACTGCGGAATATGGGCTGTTGCATGCTGGACTGGACAGACAAAGCCGTGCCCCCGCCAGGGTTGACCCCCGCCGAACGCCGCATCTGGATGGATACCGATCGTGACGGCGGCGAGGTGTACGCCTTTTGCCACAGTGCCTGCCTGACGGCGGATATGGTCATCTATTACGGTGCTTCCGGGCAGGATGCCGGGGTGGAGGTGGGGCTGGCCGCCGGGGCTGGAGTCCCTGTGCTGGGTATTCGCGGCCCGCTGGAAGGGCCGGGGCTGATGCTGCACGGGGCTGTCAGCGGATGGGTTGACAGCGCGGAAGAAGCGCTGGACGTTGTGGGCGCCTTGCTGGCTTACGCCGATGCCGACTGGAAAGATTTTGAAGTCGAGCCGAACCCGGTTTTGCGCCGCATGGGCGAGAAGCTGCTGGAGCGGGCTGATAAAAAAATATAA
- a CDS encoding methyl-accepting chemotaxis protein: MRLSTKLILSFAGMIVVILAISTSSIISTSKLNGSIDDVDKAYIPAVIAVGDMHLNFWTVRANLTTMLLAREASAAARYDSAIKESLQKIAEDQKRYIEYTALFDGDIAAQAKKLIRQIDDISADMGIVRRNSTKLVAEGKFDEATALFSAEYGPQFRKLAPVYAELVNLTTRSSKENMLDAIALGIMAKNTGLVLSLIAVVISIIITYLLTRSVMRQLGKDPGQLNSLARRVVDGDYEIADGSARIGVYDSIVSMVESLKAHMEKAHNESLNAQNQAAKATEAMRNAEESGKIAQSKSSAMLVAAAQLEEVAHAVSSASTQLSAQIEQADRGAVQTAQRLGEAATAMNEMNATVQEVAKNAGAASSASAETKAKAEHGATIVGNSLESIQLVHRLSMELKDDMAQLNGHAQDISQIMTVISDIADQTNLLALNAAIEAARAGEAGRGFAVVADEVRKLAEKTMASTTDVGRVIRSIQESTTKSLVSMDNAVEQVNTATESASLSGQALSEIVVTADVTADQANAIATASEQQSAASEEINQTIIEVNEMSRQTAEGMAEAAKAVSDLAVQAGKLASLISEMRNG; encoded by the coding sequence ATGCGGTTGTCCACAAAACTTATCTTGTCATTTGCTGGCATGATTGTTGTGATTCTGGCGATTTCAACATCATCAATAATCAGTACTTCAAAATTAAATGGAAGTATCGATGATGTTGATAAGGCATATATTCCTGCTGTTATAGCTGTTGGTGATATGCATCTAAACTTTTGGACAGTGAGAGCAAATCTAACAACAATGCTCCTTGCACGCGAAGCCTCAGCCGCTGCGCGGTATGACTCAGCAATCAAAGAATCCTTACAAAAAATCGCCGAAGATCAAAAAAGATATATTGAATATACAGCGTTGTTTGATGGCGACATTGCTGCGCAGGCAAAAAAACTGATCCGGCAGATTGACGATATTTCCGCAGACATGGGAATTGTAAGGAGAAATTCGACAAAGCTTGTTGCTGAAGGAAAATTTGATGAGGCAACTGCCCTGTTTTCCGCAGAATATGGCCCCCAGTTTCGTAAGCTTGCCCCTGTCTACGCGGAGCTTGTCAACCTGACGACCCGGAGCAGCAAGGAAAATATGCTTGATGCCATAGCGCTTGGCATAATGGCAAAAAATACAGGTTTGGTGCTCAGCCTGATTGCAGTCGTCATCAGCATAATAATTACCTACCTGCTGACGCGCAGTGTTATGCGGCAGTTGGGCAAAGATCCTGGGCAGTTGAATTCGCTGGCCCGCCGCGTTGTTGATGGTGATTATGAAATCGCTGACGGCAGTGCCAGAATTGGCGTCTATGATTCAATTGTTTCAATGGTTGAATCGCTCAAAGCCCATATGGAGAAGGCGCACAATGAATCGCTGAACGCCCAGAATCAGGCTGCAAAGGCCACAGAGGCCATGCGCAATGCAGAAGAATCCGGCAAGATTGCCCAGTCAAAATCCAGCGCAATGCTTGTGGCGGCAGCGCAACTGGAAGAAGTAGCCCATGCGGTCAGCTCTGCTTCAACGCAACTTTCTGCCCAGATAGAACAGGCCGACAGGGGCGCAGTGCAAACTGCCCAGCGGCTGGGTGAAGCAGCCACAGCCATGAACGAGATGAATGCCACCGTGCAGGAAGTTGCAAAAAATGCTGGCGCTGCTTCATCCGCATCGGCAGAAACCAAGGCGAAGGCCGAGCACGGGGCCACGATTGTGGGCAACTCGCTGGAGAGTATCCAGCTTGTGCACCGCCTCTCGATGGAGTTGAAAGATGACATGGCGCAACTGAATGGGCATGCGCAGGATATTTCACAGATCATGACGGTCATTTCCGATATCGCCGATCAGACCAATCTGCTGGCCCTCAATGCTGCCATAGAAGCGGCGCGGGCAGGCGAGGCAGGGCGCGGATTTGCCGTGGTGGCGGACGAAGTGCGCAAGCTTGCAGAAAAAACCATGGCTTCAACAACAGATGTTGGGCGGGTTATCCGCTCCATTCAGGAAAGTACCACGAAAAGCCTTGTTTCAATGGATAACGCCGTCGAGCAGGTCAATACTGCTACAGAGAGCGCCAGCCTCTCCGGGCAGGCCCTGAGCGAAATTGTTGTCACCGCAGATGTTACAGCCGATCAGGCCAACGCCATTGCCACTGCCAGCGAGCAACAGTCTGCCGCCAGCGAAGAAATCAACCAGACAATCATTGAAGTTAATGAAATGTCGCGCCAGACAGCCGAGGGAATGGCCGAAGCTGCCAAGGCCGTAAGCGATCTGGCCGTGCAGGCGGGCAAGCTTGCAAGTCTTATTTCTGAGATGCGCAACGGCTAG
- the amrS gene encoding AmmeMemoRadiSam system radical SAM enzyme, which yields MLAALWDSQPDGTVVCRLCAHRCRLRKGAKGICGVRVNMRGEMVSLVSRVVTAAAMDPIEKKPLYHFLPGSKIFSVGSAGCNFSCHFCQNNNIAHVPENGLVPGKRAAPEDLLAHALANHAQTLAFTYNEPTVFFELLYETAGMAAKKGIRSVLVTNGYMSKDCLTALSRCICAANVDLKSFSEAFYRKYCGGHLQPVLENLKAIKKLGWWLEVTTLVIPGLNDGQAEMEALAAFIRDELGPDTPWHVTGFHGAHLMIDHPDTPLATLEACWRIGREAGLNYVYIGNTRSPLGSNTFCPECNALVIERNGYDTRVRGAEGKCPKCGVQIPGVWK from the coding sequence ATGCTTGCCGCGCTTTGGGATTCTCAGCCTGACGGCACTGTTGTGTGCCGCCTGTGCGCTCACCGTTGCCGCCTGCGCAAAGGGGCCAAGGGCATTTGCGGGGTGCGCGTCAACATGCGGGGGGAAATGGTTTCTCTGGTCAGCAGGGTTGTTACCGCTGCTGCCATGGATCCCATCGAAAAAAAGCCTCTTTACCATTTTTTACCCGGCAGCAAGATTTTTTCTGTCGGCAGCGCCGGGTGCAACTTTTCCTGCCATTTCTGCCAGAACAACAACATAGCCCATGTGCCGGAAAACGGCCTTGTGCCCGGCAAGCGCGCTGCGCCAGAAGACCTGCTGGCTCACGCTCTGGCCAACCACGCCCAGACCCTGGCCTTTACCTACAACGAGCCTACGGTCTTTTTTGAGCTGCTGTACGAGACAGCGGGTATGGCGGCCAAAAAGGGTATACGCAGCGTGCTTGTGACCAACGGCTATATGTCCAAGGATTGCCTGACGGCCCTCAGCCGGTGCATCTGCGCCGCCAATGTGGATCTGAAGTCGTTCAGCGAGGCCTTTTACCGCAAATATTGCGGCGGGCACCTTCAGCCTGTGCTGGAGAATCTGAAAGCCATCAAGAAGCTTGGCTGGTGGCTTGAGGTCACAACCCTTGTCATCCCCGGTCTCAACGACGGGCAGGCGGAGATGGAAGCGCTGGCGGCTTTTATTCGCGACGAGCTGGGGCCGGATACTCCATGGCATGTGACGGGGTTTCACGGCGCGCACCTGATGATCGACCATCCGGACACGCCGCTGGCAACACTTGAAGCCTGTTGGCGCATCGGGCGCGAGGCTGGCCTGAATTACGTTTATATAGGGAACACGCGCAGCCCTCTGGGCAGCAATACGTTTTGTCCAGAATGCAATGCGCTGGTTATTGAACGGAACGGATACGACACGCGGGTGCGGGGCGCAGAAGGCAAGTGCCCCAAGTGCGGCGTGCAGATCCCGGGAGTCTGGAAATAA